Proteins found in one Thermaerobacter subterraneus DSM 13965 genomic segment:
- the dinB gene encoding DNA polymerase IV, producing MDRWVLHCDLDAFFAAVEQLDRPELAGRPVIVGGDPASRGVVATCSYEARAFGVRSAMPLAQARRLCPQAVFLPVRRERYEEVSRRVMAILARESPVLEPVSIDEAYLEVRGDGPATARRLREAVRREVGLAMTVGVGPNRLVAKMACQMAKPDGLLVVPPDAVERWLAPQPVDALPGLGPVTAARLRRLGIETLGQLATAHPARLHPVLKSRVAEVQARARGWDPRPVGAGAPVRSFSEERTLARDRRAGQVLPVLAELCEELGSRLRRHGYRATQVTLKVRYADFTTITRSRSLEQPVCGDGELLAVARELLERHVPAGRWVRLVGVAAGGLVHRQDPQQLQLWPGDQRAQRLAEAVDRVRGRFGPSAIGLAARWLHQGRPQGRRVPSEHGPAGLPGGGRPVSPAGPTPGARGAPVEPAPGRRPRGGAQR from the coding sequence ATGGACCGCTGGGTCCTCCATTGCGATCTGGATGCCTTCTTTGCGGCCGTGGAGCAGCTGGACCGGCCCGAGCTGGCGGGCCGCCCGGTGATCGTGGGCGGCGATCCCGCGTCCCGGGGCGTGGTGGCCACCTGCTCTTACGAAGCCCGGGCCTTCGGGGTGCGCTCCGCCATGCCCCTGGCCCAGGCGCGCCGCCTGTGCCCCCAGGCGGTGTTCCTCCCCGTGCGCCGGGAACGGTATGAGGAAGTGTCCCGCCGGGTCATGGCGATCCTGGCCCGGGAGAGCCCGGTGCTGGAGCCGGTGTCCATCGACGAGGCGTACCTGGAGGTGCGGGGCGACGGCCCGGCGACCGCGCGCCGGCTGCGGGAAGCCGTGCGGCGGGAGGTGGGGCTGGCCATGACCGTGGGCGTGGGGCCCAACCGGCTGGTGGCCAAGATGGCATGCCAGATGGCCAAGCCCGACGGGCTTTTGGTGGTCCCGCCGGACGCGGTGGAGCGGTGGCTGGCGCCCCAGCCGGTGGATGCTCTGCCCGGCCTGGGTCCGGTGACGGCCGCCCGCCTGCGCCGCCTGGGCATCGAGACCCTGGGCCAGCTCGCCACGGCCCATCCGGCCCGGTTGCACCCCGTCCTCAAGAGCCGGGTGGCCGAAGTGCAGGCGCGGGCGCGGGGCTGGGATCCGCGCCCGGTGGGAGCCGGCGCGCCGGTGCGGTCCTTCAGCGAGGAGCGCACCCTGGCCCGGGACCGGCGGGCGGGGCAGGTCCTGCCGGTGCTGGCCGAACTTTGTGAGGAACTGGGCAGCCGGCTGCGCCGCCACGGCTATCGGGCGACCCAGGTGACCCTCAAGGTGCGCTACGCCGACTTCACCACCATCACCCGCAGCCGCAGCCTGGAGCAGCCCGTCTGCGGGGACGGGGAGCTGCTGGCCGTGGCCCGGGAATTGCTGGAGCGGCATGTGCCCGCCGGGCGCTGGGTGCGGCTGGTAGGGGTGGCCGCCGGCGGCCTGGTCCACCGCCAGGACCCTCAGCAGCTGCAGCTCTGGCCCGGCGACCAGCGGGCCCAAAGGCTGGCGGAGGCCGTCGACCGGGTGCGCGGGCGCTTCGGCCCCAGCGCCATCGGCCTGGCGGCCCGCTGGTTGCACCAGGGCCGGCCGCAAGGCCGCCGCGTCCCGTCGGAGCATGGCCCCGCCGGTTTGCCCGGAGGGGGCCGGCCCGTCTCGCCCGCCGGCCCTACGCCAGGGGCGCGGGGCGCGCCGGTGGAACCGGCTCCCGGCCGCCGGCCGCGGGGAGGCGCCCAGCGGTGA
- the smpB gene encoding SsrA-binding protein SmpB: protein MAARGDGVRLVAENRKARHDYFVDETFEAGLVLTGTEIKSIRAGRVNLRDSHARVERGEVWLYGVHIAPYEHGNRFNHEPDRPRKLLLHRREIDYLAGRVRERGYTLVPLKLYLKGGWAKVELALARGKKSYDKRATIAQREAQRRIAQALRARR from the coding sequence ATGGCGGCACGGGGCGACGGAGTGCGCCTGGTGGCGGAAAATCGAAAGGCACGTCATGACTACTTTGTCGACGAGACCTTCGAGGCGGGGCTGGTGCTGACCGGTACGGAGATCAAGTCCATCCGCGCGGGCCGGGTCAACCTGCGGGACAGCCACGCCCGGGTGGAACGGGGCGAGGTGTGGCTTTACGGCGTCCACATCGCGCCCTACGAGCACGGCAACCGGTTCAACCACGAGCCGGACCGGCCGCGCAAGCTCCTGCTGCACCGCCGGGAGATCGACTACCTGGCGGGGCGGGTGCGGGAGCGGGGCTACACGCTGGTGCCGCTCAAGCTGTACCTCAAGGGCGGCTGGGCGAAGGTCGAACTGGCCCTGGCCCGGGGCAAGAAGAGCTACGACAAGCGGGCCACCATTGCCCAGCGGGAAGCCCAGCGGCGCATCGCCCAGGCCCTGCGCGCCCGCCGGTGA
- a CDS encoding DUF2179 domain-containing protein, which yields MSDGLSYVLVFLARVADVSLSTLRLMLVFRGQRLLGSLVGLFEVSIYIVALGFVVERLHEDPITLLFYALGFASGSYLGGVLEERLALGVEMVQVIPHGSGGRILAGDLRQQGYGVTELEGQGREGHRTVLLITVERKRLPQLLATLREREPQAFVTVLDTRRAIGGVLTGMRKGK from the coding sequence GTGAGCGACGGTCTCAGCTACGTCCTGGTTTTCCTGGCCCGGGTCGCGGACGTCAGCCTGAGCACGCTGCGCCTGATGCTGGTCTTCCGGGGCCAGCGGCTGCTGGGATCCCTGGTCGGCCTGTTCGAGGTCAGCATCTACATCGTGGCCCTGGGCTTCGTGGTGGAACGGCTGCACGAGGATCCCATCACCCTGCTGTTCTACGCCCTGGGTTTCGCCAGCGGCAGCTACCTGGGCGGCGTGCTGGAGGAGCGGCTGGCCCTGGGCGTCGAGATGGTGCAGGTGATCCCCCACGGGTCGGGGGGCCGGATCCTGGCCGGTGACCTGCGGCAACAGGGCTACGGCGTGACGGAGCTGGAGGGCCAGGGCCGGGAAGGTCACCGCACCGTCCTGCTGATCACCGTGGAACGCAAGCGGCTGCCCCAGCTGCTGGCCACCCTGCGGGAGCGCGAGCCCCAAGCCTTCGTGACCGTGCTGGATACGCGGCGCGCCATCGGCGGCGTCCTTACCGGCATGCGCAAGGGGAAGTAG